The genomic segment AACATATCAGCTTTTGTTTTCTATCGACCTGCAAGAACAGTTGCtattgtgtgtgtgggtttgtgtTTGCGAATGAATGCTCTGGTGGCGTGGGTAAAGTTTGTTTCAACTCTATAAAAGTGAAATTAACAGTTCAAACGATTCTGAACGATGGACCATGTTATTTCTTTGGGACATGAATTTATTAGACCGTATGTAACATATATACATAGGGTATACTTGTTTTTCAAGTGTTTGCTGGTTTAGTAAACTTGTAGGCGTGTGTTTAGTGGGGGCAGGGGTCGCCCCAATCCTCACAAACTATCTAACTAATCAGTACTTGCTTgtaaagaaatatttataaatattatgaaaacagTTTACTGTTTGTTGACCGactgaattttaaataaaatgtcttaacGTTATACAAATAACTTATTCCTGTGAAAAtaagtttgttaaaaaaagctttattttttttaaacttgaatGAAATTATGCACTTTTTAAGTGGTTAAATATTTATGCCTAGTATTCTAGTATCCATAGCCAACAGAGATGGCTTCACTTTTACTTCTCACCCATCTGCactcctttattttttttatctaattatGATTTCCAGTGTTTACCCACTTTAAattgtcacttttttttctgttttaaggAATATTGGAAACAAAAACAGGCCCTGTAGATTTTCTAAGCTGCATGTCTGAAATTGCTCCCTACAGAAATCCAGACTGAGCTGAGCAGGTTTATAAGGTGTATTTGCTGGACTCTTTgtgaatgttttgtgtgttgttgTGTGCAGAGGCAGCAGGCGTCTCCCCCCTCGACCAGAATGAATCTGCGCAGTTACAGGAGCACTGCTGTGCTTCCCATGGagacctcctcctcctcctcagatGACAGCTGTGACAGTTTTGGATCTGATGGTTTTGGGACCTCGGTATGATATTAACTTTTCCATACATTAAACTGACCTTACAGATGCCTAAAAGATCAAAGACGGTTCTCTATACCTCCCTCTTAAAAGTCATTTGATGATAATGTTTTGGTCGTCTTTCTATAGAAGAGACTGCTGAGACAGACGAGAAGATCTGCTCAGAGTGAGAAAGTGTTTAACGTTTTACCTGTGACGGAGGAAGAGGATGCGTGCAGCGGTTTTGAGAACGACCTGAACGACGACATGACTGAAATGGTTTGTAACCACAGGAAACACTTCAGTCTCTGCTTGTTGCTTTATTACATACTGGCTTTGAAAGATTGAATATTTTCAATTGATCAAGTGGTTTTTCCTTACAGAAAATGGACTCCGATTCTGAGGCCTGTTCGCCTCCCAGAAAAACTCGCAAATCGTTCACGCTCAGAGTAGCCATGAAGTTCCCGAACAAACGGGCCAGTCCATCAAAGCCAGTGTCGCCTGAGTCCAAGTCCAAACCCGGCCCTAAACCTAAACCCAAAGACCCCGAGTCTGACTCTGAGGGAGAGAACTTCATGCTGAAGAGAGCGCTGAACATCAAAGAGAACAAAGCTATGGTGAGGAAGTCAACTTCTGCACgcatgcactcttaaaaataaaggtgcttcaaaaggttcttcacagcgatgccatagaagaaccatttttggttccacaaagaccattcagtcaaaggttctttaaagaaccatctatTTCTTACCTCTTAATAATCTGGAGAACCTTCTGTGGCCACAAAGAACCTATTGTGACACAGAAAGGTTCTTCGTGGAAATATTTAGACAAagaggttcttctatggcatcgtgaagcacctttatttttaagagtgtgcatttaatttagtgttgctttttttcctttctatttttttaaaaggtaacTCCGTATGTATCCAACCATGCATATTAGTGTGCATTTATCTATTTGCAGTTTGAATGTAATTCTTATGATGATGATCTTCATTATTTTTAAGTGAGTTTTGATTAGTTTGAGTATGAATCCAGTTTAAACAGAATTGCGACCTCTTCCTTGTAGCTTGCTAAGCTAATGGCAGAGCTGGATAAGGTTCCTGGACTCATTCCCAGGAAGGCTGCTTTGTCACAGGGCAATACGGTAAGACTTCAGAGTACTGTTattggaagaagaaaaaaaagatattaatacAACTACTGATGATAAAATGATACTAACTATTTATAACAATTACTATGAATAACTTGGTATTAATTTGTTAGCATTAACAATATTGATAAAcattactattactaataataaacaaagtaataagaaataatacttattttatCATTGTGAGCAATACAATGCTACTAATTTGGATTTATTAGTTCTTGTTTTACCTTGATTTGATTGAATGTTCCCCTTCTCTCTGTACAGCCTCGTCGTGTTTCTCGGCGCTCTCTGGAACCCAGCGCCGCTCGCCGGAGAAACCCAGAGCGAACATCCCGTCCTCACACACGCTCACGGTCACTGGTGGACGGACCACCCTCCCCTCTTCCAGAGGATGAGGCCGAGGACAAGTACAGCCTGGTCCGCAGAAACAGAAATGACGATGGCGACGACGATGATGAAGAAGAGGTTGGTTAATATCGAGACATTTTTGTTTCCTGTGTGATGAAATTAtaaactactgtttaaaagtttgggttgGTGAGagtgaaatgttacaatttatatttttatatattttaaatttctaTGATGCTGAATTTTGAGCATgattactccaggcttcagcTGTAACTCATTACAAGTAacgagttatgtaatcagattactttttcaagtaactaataaagtaacgcattacttttaaacTTGAAGAAAATGAGTTGCTTAAAAGTAAAGTTACTCTGTTTTtccatttattcactgacactTCTCCtgttgagagaaattgggaTTGAGGTGCAGAGGCACTTCCTTCAGCCTGACGCTTAATTCAGTTCACTTTTGGTGCGActttacagttgccaaaaatataactctgtttttgttgttaaaaataaGCAAGCCCAACTTGGGTGACAAAGTAGCACAGAAGTAactgcattactttccataaagtAATTTAGTAACGCAAAGATACTTT from the Onychostoma macrolepis isolate SWU-2019 chromosome 09, ASM1243209v1, whole genome shotgun sequence genome contains:
- the cdca7a gene encoding cell division cycle-associated protein 7a: MRSKRQQASPPSTRMNLRSYRSTAVLPMETSSSSSDDSCDSFGSDGFGTSKRLLRQTRRSAQSEKVFNVLPVTEEEDACSGFENDLNDDMTEMKMDSDSEACSPPRKTRKSFTLRVAMKFPNKRASPSKPVSPESKSKPGPKPKPKDPESDSEGENFMLKRALNIKENKAMLAKLMAELDKVPGLIPRKAALSQGNTPRRVSRRSLEPSAARRRNPERTSRPHTRSRSLVDGPPSPLPEDEAEDKYSLVRRNRNDDGDDDDEEEKEPRRRSYNSTLTIPHVVRPVEEITEAELDNICVNVREKIYNRATGSTCHQCRQKTTDTKTNCRNPECVGVRGQFCGPCLKNRYGEDVRDALLNPEWLCPPCRGICNCSFCRAREGRCATGVLVYLAKYHGYDNVHSYLKSLKKELEESE